In Rouxiella sp. WC2420, the following proteins share a genomic window:
- a CDS encoding DUF3540 domain-containing protein, with the protein MSVAVKKPTVAHALPAQTSGQVVEIKIDGKLLVHSEGRGWICQRAASCLLEPQIDDRVLLANCGEKIWLLAVLERADTQQPSKLSIEGALHITASESLSFNSPQFNVEAQQGDCRVKVMNYRGESLSAWVNLSRVMGKCYESVWQSVTQISHRLLRKTTQLEQVRAGQLDVKVEEFSRMHAHTTIISSKTLTKVDAKQIHMG; encoded by the coding sequence ATGAGTGTTGCTGTGAAAAAACCTACGGTTGCCCATGCCCTGCCCGCGCAAACCTCGGGCCAGGTGGTGGAAATAAAGATCGATGGAAAACTGCTGGTACACAGTGAAGGCCGCGGCTGGATTTGCCAGCGTGCCGCGAGCTGTTTACTGGAACCGCAGATTGATGACCGCGTGCTGCTGGCCAACTGCGGGGAGAAAATTTGGTTGCTGGCAGTGCTGGAGCGCGCCGATACGCAGCAGCCGTCGAAGCTCAGCATTGAAGGCGCACTGCACATCACCGCCAGCGAATCCCTGTCGTTTAACAGTCCGCAATTTAACGTAGAGGCACAACAGGGCGACTGCCGGGTCAAGGTCATGAACTATCGCGGCGAATCACTATCTGCCTGGGTCAATCTGAGCCGAGTGATGGGCAAATGCTACGAAAGCGTTTGGCAGAGCGTGACGCAAATCAGCCATCGCCTGCTGCGCAAAACCACTCAGCTGGAACAAGTTCGTGCCGGCCAGCTCGACGTTAAAGTCGAAGAGTTTTCCCGTATGCATGCCCACACCACGATTATCAGCAGTAAAACGCTGACCAAAGTCGACGCCAAACAGATCCACATGGGTTAA
- a CDS encoding SH3 domain-containing protein, with the protein MKKIITLACLFALAGCQAPKPSAATDDTLVSSTVDGVSLTYRHVVQPPKNFTPLNLNYRALYTASVMSNASYGGKLIKYVKNGEQFEVLGIAESNWLAISDRPDHQLIGYMPLQAAVKSDLYEGVIAQPRRRSGATQCVKVDGGTQACRQGSSATWVIK; encoded by the coding sequence GTGAAAAAAATCATAACTTTGGCATGTCTATTTGCTCTGGCCGGTTGCCAGGCACCCAAGCCGTCGGCAGCTACCGACGACACCCTTGTCAGCAGCACAGTCGACGGCGTGAGCCTGACCTATCGCCACGTCGTGCAACCGCCAAAAAACTTCACTCCGTTAAATCTGAATTATCGTGCGCTGTACACCGCCTCAGTGATGAGCAACGCGAGCTACGGCGGCAAGCTAATCAAATACGTTAAAAACGGCGAGCAATTCGAAGTGTTGGGTATTGCCGAAAGCAATTGGCTGGCTATTTCGGATCGCCCCGATCATCAGCTGATTGGTTATATGCCACTGCAAGCCGCGGTGAAAAGCGATCTTTATGAAGGGGTGATTGCTCAGCCTCGTCGGCGTTCGGGCGCAACACAGTGTGTCAAAGTTGACGGCGGCACGCAGGCCTGCCGTCAGGGCAGTTCAGCCACCTGGGTCATTAAATAA
- the tssJ gene encoding type VI secretion system lipoprotein TssJ, protein MIKHNFAAGLGGLLLSTLLLTGCMSSSHQVPANYRLQVDNTPATNGGAPLKVRVLLLKSDADFMSADFYSLQTQANTLLGANLLDTNQFFLTQGEPKHSLTGQPPLDAHYLGIIAEYQNINGKKWRISVPLPEPKSTNFYKFWQISADEMKAHIIATSNGLSIQQDKN, encoded by the coding sequence ATGATCAAACACAATTTTGCCGCCGGGCTGGGCGGTTTGCTGTTGTCAACGCTGCTGCTAACAGGCTGTATGTCCTCGTCGCATCAGGTGCCCGCCAACTATCGGTTACAGGTTGATAATACGCCAGCCACCAACGGCGGCGCGCCACTGAAGGTCCGCGTACTGCTGCTGAAATCCGATGCCGATTTTATGTCTGCCGATTTTTACTCGCTGCAAACCCAGGCCAATACGCTGCTCGGTGCCAATCTGCTCGACACCAATCAGTTCTTCCTGACTCAGGGAGAACCAAAACACAGCCTGACCGGACAACCGCCGCTTGATGCCCACTACCTCGGCATCATCGCGGAATATCAAAATATCAACGGTAAAAAATGGCGCATCTCAGTGCCGCTTCCCGAACCGAAGAGCACCAATTTCTACAAGTTCTGGCAAATCTCGGCCGATGAAATGAAAGCGCACATTATTGCCACCAGCAATGGCTTAAGCATCCAGCAAGACAAAAATTAA
- the tssA gene encoding type VI secretion system protein TssA, protein MNIEPLLAPISAEHPCGENLEYDAEFMSFERACEGKAEQQFGKTIIPAEAPDWRQVEKQGQALMTRSKDLRVILPLTEAWTHLNGLEGFEAGLSLLTAITEKYWEQLYPELNFDGEPDPLLRINTLASLGEQSSLMAALRQAKLLKSPSGEISFRDAAALIDGSKNDCAGYPGGLSRLQQELADGENPSVQTLVSIDASLRQLHQWVTGHLGESGMPDLSGLFRTFSALLQGYHQQQQARLQAQDEQLAAAEAIAGENTVPTATTTAAPPVTDWRQAQLTSKEDAQLMLEKVKQYFRQYEPSHPAPMMLERVERLIQLDFLEIIRELAPDAVNQLKGVLGRNDS, encoded by the coding sequence ATGAATATCGAACCGCTGCTGGCACCCATCAGTGCCGAACATCCCTGCGGGGAAAATCTCGAATATGACGCCGAGTTTATGAGTTTCGAACGCGCCTGCGAGGGCAAAGCCGAACAACAGTTTGGCAAAACCATTATCCCCGCCGAAGCCCCGGACTGGCGTCAGGTTGAAAAACAGGGCCAGGCGCTGATGACTCGCTCTAAAGATTTACGGGTCATTTTACCGCTCACCGAAGCCTGGACTCATCTCAACGGGCTGGAAGGTTTTGAAGCTGGGCTAAGTTTATTAACCGCGATCACCGAGAAATACTGGGAGCAGCTTTATCCCGAACTTAATTTCGACGGCGAGCCGGACCCGCTGCTGCGCATTAATACCCTGGCCAGTCTAGGCGAGCAGTCTTCATTAATGGCGGCGCTGCGACAGGCCAAATTGCTGAAAAGCCCGAGCGGTGAAATCTCTTTTCGAGATGCCGCTGCATTAATAGACGGCAGTAAAAATGATTGTGCGGGTTATCCCGGCGGCCTGTCGCGCCTGCAACAGGAGTTGGCCGACGGCGAAAACCCATCCGTGCAGACACTGGTCAGTATCGACGCCAGCCTGCGCCAGCTGCACCAGTGGGTGACCGGTCATCTGGGCGAAAGCGGAATGCCGGATCTCAGTGGCCTGTTTCGTACTTTCTCTGCGCTGTTGCAGGGTTATCACCAGCAGCAACAGGCACGGCTGCAGGCACAAGACGAGCAACTTGCCGCCGCCGAAGCGATAGCAGGAGAAAATACCGTGCCCACAGCGACCACAACCGCCGCACCGCCGGTGACCGATTGGCGGCAGGCACAGCTCACCTCTAAAGAAGACGCCCAGCTGATGCTGGAAAAAGTGAAGCAATATTTTCGTCAATACGAACCCAGCCATCCGGCACCGATGATGCTGGAGCGCGTCGAGCGGCTGATTCAGCTCGATTTTCTGGAGATTATCCGCGAACTGGCACCCGATGCTGTCAATCAGCTGAAAGGCGTGTTGGGACGTAACGACAGCTAG
- the tssK gene encoding type VI secretion system baseplate subunit TssK: MNTADKVIWTEGMFLRPHHFQQSERWLEAYSRSWGKIQTPYYWGFMSLELDASLLRQGKLAIASASGIMPDGTPFNITGADNAPAPLALPENQSDVKVVLALPECRSGRNEVIFSESSDSLARLVTFENEVDDLNASAVGTAAMQFGKLRFSLMLESSLNAEWTAIGVARITGRSTDRSLKLDPQFIPPVLNAQTDAQITSFINDMHGVLNQRSEQMSQRLQQAGRGGNSEMIDFMLLALINRHIGQISHSRQLPQLHPERLFSEWLQFATELSTWSATRTPGATLPVYDHDNLAWTFGKLMLHLRQGLSLVMEENALQLTLTERSHGLFVATVSDVKMIRELGFVLAVKADVPSEMLMTHFAAQMKIAPVTRIRDLVQLQLPGIGLRAMPAAPRQIPWHAGYVYFELEKSGDLWRQMEKSEAFALHLAGEFPGLDMQLWALRNLRD; encoded by the coding sequence ATGAATACAGCAGATAAGGTGATATGGACCGAGGGGATGTTTTTACGCCCTCACCATTTTCAGCAATCAGAACGTTGGCTTGAAGCCTACAGCCGCAGCTGGGGAAAAATTCAGACGCCCTACTATTGGGGATTTATGTCACTCGAGCTTGACGCCTCACTGCTGCGTCAGGGAAAACTGGCCATCGCCTCGGCCAGCGGAATTATGCCCGACGGCACGCCGTTCAATATTACCGGAGCCGATAACGCCCCCGCCCCGCTGGCACTGCCGGAAAACCAGAGCGACGTCAAAGTAGTGCTCGCACTGCCGGAATGCCGCAGCGGGCGCAATGAAGTGATCTTCTCCGAATCCAGCGATTCACTGGCACGGCTGGTGACTTTTGAAAATGAGGTCGATGACCTCAACGCTTCTGCCGTCGGCACTGCCGCCATGCAGTTCGGCAAGCTGCGTTTCAGCCTGATGCTGGAAAGCAGTCTTAATGCTGAATGGACGGCTATTGGCGTGGCGCGTATCACTGGACGCAGCACCGATCGCAGCCTCAAGCTCGACCCGCAGTTTATTCCGCCGGTGCTTAACGCGCAGACCGATGCGCAGATAACTTCATTCATCAACGATATGCACGGCGTACTCAATCAGCGCAGTGAACAAATGAGTCAACGGTTGCAGCAGGCAGGTCGTGGCGGCAACTCAGAGATGATCGACTTTATGCTGCTGGCGCTGATTAATCGCCACATCGGGCAGATTTCCCACAGCCGTCAGTTACCACAGCTGCATCCTGAGCGGCTGTTCAGTGAATGGTTGCAGTTTGCTACCGAGCTTTCAACCTGGTCAGCGACGCGCACGCCGGGCGCTACTTTGCCTGTTTATGACCATGACAATCTGGCATGGACTTTCGGCAAGCTGATGCTGCATCTGCGTCAGGGACTGTCGCTGGTAATGGAGGAAAACGCGCTACAGCTGACCTTGACCGAACGTTCGCACGGGCTGTTCGTCGCCACTGTTTCCGACGTCAAAATGATCCGCGAACTGGGCTTTGTGCTGGCGGTGAAAGCCGATGTGCCGAGCGAGATGCTGATGACCCACTTTGCCGCGCAAATGAAAATTGCGCCGGTAACCCGCATCCGCGATCTGGTGCAGCTGCAATTGCCGGGTATTGGCCTGCGCGCCATGCCTGCCGCACCGCGTCAGATACCCTGGCATGCTGGCTATGTCTATTTTGAACTGGAAAAGAGTGGTGATCTGTGGCGTCAGATGGAGAAGTCTGAAGCCTTTGCCCTGCATTTGGCGGGGGAGTTTCCCGGACTGGACATGCAGCTTTGGGCTTTGCGCAATCTGCGCGACTGA
- a CDS encoding DotU family type VI secretion system protein: MQPNSASSATESATPNSGINPLVTVANPLLNAIPHIRHSATHDNPDGLRAQLIDEVRRFEVRCQQARLPYEVIIGARYCLCTALDEAASLTPWGSRNVWPRSGLLVTFHNETWGGEKFFQLLAKLSQNPQEHIFLLELINVCLLLGFEGRYRILENGRSQLETMKQRLLQVIRTVRGGYAPPLSPQPIDEPVQQKLWRPLIPVWAWAALMALIGCLFYIGLNFRLGQFTSPVLSAIYQTNLPQIDIPHPAKPLEPPLDLRRFLSHEIAQGLVTVRDESDRSVVVLRGDGLFDSASTNARERYLPVISRIAQAMDNVSGQILITGYTDNVPIRSAHFSSNYELSLARAKSVQELLAEHLKQPERIRAEGRGENDPLAPNTTADNRARNRRVEITLMVAPKQTQTELNSLR, encoded by the coding sequence ATGCAACCCAATAGCGCTTCATCGGCCACGGAAAGTGCGACGCCAAACAGCGGAATCAACCCGTTGGTGACCGTTGCCAACCCCTTGCTCAACGCCATTCCCCACATCCGTCATTCGGCCACTCACGATAATCCCGATGGCCTGCGCGCGCAGTTGATTGACGAAGTCCGCCGTTTTGAGGTCCGCTGCCAGCAGGCGCGACTGCCGTATGAGGTGATCATCGGCGCGCGCTATTGCCTGTGCACCGCGCTGGATGAAGCCGCCTCACTGACGCCGTGGGGTAGCCGCAATGTCTGGCCGCGCAGCGGTTTGCTGGTGACTTTTCACAATGAAACCTGGGGCGGCGAGAAGTTTTTCCAACTCCTGGCCAAGCTGTCGCAAAATCCGCAAGAGCATATTTTTCTGCTCGAACTGATTAATGTCTGTCTGCTGCTGGGCTTCGAAGGTCGTTATCGCATTCTGGAAAATGGTCGCTCACAGCTCGAAACCATGAAGCAGCGTTTATTACAGGTGATCCGCACTGTGCGCGGCGGTTATGCGCCACCGCTTTCGCCGCAGCCCATCGACGAGCCTGTCCAGCAAAAACTCTGGCGACCGCTGATTCCCGTGTGGGCGTGGGCGGCGCTGATGGCGCTGATTGGCTGTCTGTTTTATATCGGACTTAACTTCCGCCTAGGGCAATTTACCAGCCCGGTGCTGTCGGCGATTTATCAAACCAATCTGCCGCAGATTGATATTCCGCATCCGGCCAAACCGCTGGAGCCGCCGCTGGATCTGCGCCGTTTCCTCAGCCACGAGATAGCACAGGGGCTGGTGACGGTGCGTGATGAATCTGATCGAAGCGTGGTCGTGCTGCGCGGCGACGGGCTTTTTGATAGCGCCTCAACCAACGCCCGCGAGCGCTACCTACCGGTAATCAGCCGCATCGCTCAGGCCATGGATAATGTCAGCGGCCAGATTCTTATCACCGGTTATACCGACAACGTGCCTATTCGCAGCGCGCATTTCAGCTCCAACTACGAGCTGTCACTGGCCCGCGCCAAGTCTGTGCAGGAACTGCTCGCCGAGCATCTCAAGCAGCCGGAACGTATTCGCGCCGAGGGGCGTGGTGAAAACGATCCGCTGGCTCCCAACACTACGGCTGACAATCGTGCCCGCAACCGTCGGGTAGAAATCACGCTGATGGTGGCGCCAAAACAGACTCAGACCGAACTGAATAGTTTGCGATAA
- the tagF gene encoding type VI secretion system-associated protein TagF — protein sequence MTQPSTPDRPAPGWYGKLPGNGDFLRRRLPDGLINSWSHWFQSGIAWQKQQPATGVPVTQFAMAPVWNFIIPAALSGQHIQMGCMLPAQDRVGRQYPICAMSLLTLEEWHPLQLRIAGPWYRQLGMTLNEAVNQRCTADQLDQSLLTMPALPKPDTGGLSDIFDVIGYRDIPGTLNWPQVEEYFNPSQYTSFWWTNQSDGSPLFTHVHSGNFTTRLFSLLFQSANARHTGRNGLYPPMFE from the coding sequence ATGACGCAACCTTCTACGCCCGACAGACCTGCGCCCGGCTGGTACGGAAAACTTCCCGGCAATGGCGATTTTTTGCGTCGTCGCTTGCCGGACGGGCTGATTAACAGTTGGTCTCACTGGTTTCAGTCGGGGATTGCCTGGCAAAAGCAGCAGCCCGCAACCGGCGTACCGGTGACGCAGTTCGCCATGGCGCCGGTATGGAATTTTATTATCCCCGCCGCGCTGAGCGGTCAACACATTCAGATGGGATGCATGTTACCGGCACAGGACCGCGTCGGGCGTCAGTATCCCATCTGCGCGATGAGCCTGCTGACTCTCGAAGAATGGCATCCGCTACAGTTGCGCATTGCCGGTCCGTGGTATCGCCAACTGGGCATGACACTTAACGAGGCGGTGAATCAGCGCTGCACCGCCGACCAGCTCGATCAGTCTCTGCTAACCATGCCCGCGCTGCCGAAACCGGATACCGGTGGGCTTTCGGACATTTTCGACGTTATTGGCTATCGCGACATTCCCGGCACGCTGAACTGGCCGCAGGTCGAGGAGTATTTTAACCCGTCGCAGTACACCAGCTTCTGGTGGACCAACCAGAGCGACGGCAGCCCGCTGTTTACACACGTCCACAGCGGAAACTTTACTACACGTCTGTTCTCACTGCTGTTTCAGTCGGCCAATGCCCGACACACCGGGCGCAATGGTCTCTATCCGCCGATGTTTGAATGA
- a CDS encoding DUF4150 domain-containing protein, translating to MFANCQCGGTDQALPDVCKTPVPVTYTNIALGNTAIPRANNILIENMPAHNLMTITPITNGDEAGVDGGVVSSTFMGPSRHTTGSVTVLMQGSPATRMTSTTMQNSTNAVGARITPSQHILMILAT from the coding sequence ATGTTTGCCAACTGCCAGTGTGGTGGTACCGATCAGGCACTGCCGGATGTCTGTAAAACCCCGGTCCCCGTGACTTATACCAATATTGCCCTGGGCAACACCGCTATTCCGCGCGCCAACAATATTCTGATTGAAAATATGCCCGCGCATAATCTGATGACCATCACCCCGATAACCAACGGTGACGAAGCCGGAGTCGACGGCGGCGTGGTGTCGAGCACCTTTATGGGGCCGTCGCGCCACACTACTGGTTCAGTCACCGTGCTGATGCAAGGCTCACCCGCTACGCGCATGACCAGTACCACGATGCAAAACTCCACCAACGCCGTCGGCGCCCGCATTACCCCCAGCCAGCATATTTTAATGATTCTGGCGACTTAA
- the tssM gene encoding type VI secretion system membrane subunit TssM, giving the protein MLRTLLAMITSRLLWGFVGITAICVMVWTIGPLVSIGDYRPLESEFNRFATVLVLYLLWLCFRLVPRVWRSWQNRRLVRKLEADNRPQEEAAPVEDNPEQRLLTERFNEATQLLKKARFVNPKSRKWPAWMQYFSRQYLYQLPWYIIIGAPGAGKTTALVNSGLHFPLAEKFGKAALRGVGGTRNCDWWFTDEAILIDTAGRYTTQESQHEQDAGEWRSFMSLLKKYRARQPINGVMVTISVADLLSESEQVLHAQATALRQRLMELHDRLGIQFPVYVMVTKSDLMKGFTAYFSEFNKQQRDQIWGFTWPWRESELNLPQEFDYQFSRLHQRLNDGLPDIMIVEHDSQKRAESYLFPQEFLSLQPVLKQYLGVLFAASGFERPLRPRGVYFTSGTQEGLPFDRVMGQLNRALNLPPLASDTRGNDWQSLDAANPIPAARGQSFFLQGLLQKVIFQESGLAGSNPWWEVRNRLFNWIGYGVMTFLLLIGMAWWLISYSHNKQYLADVQAKVPTLEKQSAALPPLSQSDIYTLQPLLGNLEQLPQTPKIDVNSPPFSWQAGLYRGDQVIDASQSLYEKALKQLLLPIVAQQVTSWLRSDDGSDVDYSYEALKAYQMLYMPKQYDGKLLRTWIMLNLQRQLPAGVTQSQLKQIDDHLGNLLDDQINTSPYERDDALIAREQAVINRAPVAQRVYGRLKRLLVATVPGTVTLVDLGGPQTELAFSRKSGQPITNGIPGLFTPKGYWDFFNKNIDSVTASIRTDDVWVLNRQGDSVPQKDMENTVRQMYMEDFIAHWDALLNDVQLNHIGDLGQRINTARMLSGRTSPMRNLMINVSRYVTLERAEKKSTQGMIEKGSAMFTNTATQTLQALFRARKAAQDGNLEDPEQQVMAHFAPIIEQAQFTDAKNKTIPFDEQLKDIDDLYSYLTAVQDASNTGIQAPSGDVISRMQADAGREPEPFRSMLLSLAVGASSDTQRRDMANVQKRSSVEVGSFCRQAIAGRYPLVHSSSVDITPDDLARMFAPGTGLMDTFFRENLANKVDTTRANWRFAPGVDGKSLPGSESMLRPFQQAQTIRDAFFAAGSTTPSYRITITPVSMDNNILNLTLDVDGQLLRYSHGPQTPQVVSWPGPGQTGQVRMQLGLTDGTTDTLSTSGPWALNRLFDKARLSPGSTSLSHIARFSISGHQVELQYTANSIRNPLQLPGFSCP; this is encoded by the coding sequence ATGTTAAGAACATTATTGGCCATGATCACCAGCAGACTATTGTGGGGCTTCGTCGGCATTACTGCGATTTGCGTCATGGTCTGGACCATCGGTCCGCTGGTGTCGATTGGCGACTATCGCCCCCTTGAGTCCGAGTTCAACCGCTTTGCCACCGTGCTGGTGCTTTACCTGCTTTGGCTGTGCTTCCGACTGGTACCTCGCGTCTGGCGCTCATGGCAAAACCGTCGTCTGGTCAGAAAACTGGAAGCCGATAATCGCCCGCAGGAAGAAGCTGCGCCGGTAGAAGATAACCCTGAGCAGCGCCTGCTGACCGAGCGTTTTAACGAAGCGACTCAACTGTTGAAAAAAGCGCGTTTCGTGAATCCTAAATCGCGTAAATGGCCCGCCTGGATGCAGTATTTCAGCCGTCAGTATCTGTATCAACTGCCGTGGTACATCATTATTGGCGCGCCCGGAGCCGGGAAAACTACCGCGCTGGTCAACTCCGGCCTGCATTTCCCGCTGGCAGAAAAGTTTGGCAAGGCAGCGCTGCGAGGCGTTGGCGGCACGCGCAACTGTGACTGGTGGTTTACCGACGAGGCGATCCTGATTGACACCGCCGGGCGCTATACCACGCAGGAAAGTCAGCACGAGCAGGATGCCGGCGAATGGCGCAGCTTTATGTCGCTGCTGAAAAAGTATCGCGCTCGCCAGCCGATTAACGGCGTGATGGTGACTATCAGCGTTGCCGACCTGCTCAGTGAATCCGAGCAGGTGCTGCATGCGCAGGCCACTGCGCTGCGCCAGCGTTTGATGGAGCTGCACGATCGCCTGGGGATTCAGTTTCCGGTCTACGTGATGGTCACCAAAAGTGACCTGATGAAAGGTTTTACCGCCTACTTCTCCGAGTTCAACAAACAGCAGCGTGATCAGATCTGGGGCTTTACCTGGCCGTGGCGTGAAAGTGAATTAAACCTGCCGCAGGAGTTCGACTATCAGTTTTCTCGCCTCCATCAGCGCCTGAACGACGGCCTGCCAGACATCATGATCGTTGAGCACGACAGCCAGAAGCGCGCAGAAAGTTATCTGTTCCCGCAGGAATTCCTGTCGCTGCAACCGGTGCTGAAACAGTATCTCGGCGTGCTGTTTGCCGCCTCTGGTTTTGAGCGCCCTTTGCGACCGCGCGGCGTGTATTTCACCAGCGGGACACAGGAAGGTCTGCCGTTTGACCGGGTCATGGGTCAGCTTAATCGCGCACTGAACTTGCCGCCGCTGGCCAGCGATACCCGAGGCAATGACTGGCAAAGTCTGGATGCTGCCAATCCTATTCCGGCGGCGCGCGGGCAGAGTTTCTTCCTGCAGGGCCTGCTGCAAAAAGTAATTTTTCAGGAATCGGGTCTGGCGGGCAGTAATCCCTGGTGGGAAGTCCGCAACCGGCTGTTTAACTGGATTGGTTATGGGGTAATGACATTTCTGCTGCTGATCGGCATGGCCTGGTGGCTGATCAGTTATTCACATAACAAACAGTATCTGGCCGATGTGCAAGCCAAGGTGCCAACGCTCGAGAAACAAAGCGCGGCGCTGCCGCCGCTGAGTCAGAGCGATATTTATACCTTGCAGCCGCTGCTTGGCAATCTTGAACAACTGCCACAAACGCCAAAAATTGATGTTAATTCACCGCCGTTCTCCTGGCAGGCGGGGCTGTATCGCGGCGATCAGGTGATTGACGCCTCGCAGTCGCTGTATGAAAAAGCCTTGAAACAGCTATTACTGCCGATTGTTGCCCAGCAGGTAACCAGCTGGTTGCGCAGTGATGACGGCAGTGACGTCGATTACAGCTATGAGGCACTCAAGGCCTATCAGATGTTGTATATGCCAAAGCAGTACGACGGCAAGCTGCTCAGAACCTGGATCATGCTCAACCTGCAGCGCCAACTGCCCGCAGGCGTGACTCAAAGTCAGTTAAAGCAGATTGATGATCATCTCGGCAATCTGCTGGATGACCAGATCAACACCTCGCCCTACGAACGTGACGACGCGCTGATCGCCCGCGAACAGGCCGTAATTAACCGCGCGCCGGTAGCACAGCGGGTTTATGGTCGACTGAAACGCCTGTTGGTCGCCACGGTGCCCGGCACGGTAACGCTGGTCGATCTCGGCGGCCCGCAGACGGAGCTCGCCTTTTCACGCAAGAGCGGTCAGCCGATCACCAACGGCATTCCGGGCCTGTTTACTCCGAAAGGCTATTGGGATTTTTTCAACAAGAATATCGACAGCGTGACCGCCAGCATTCGCACCGACGATGTCTGGGTGCTTAATCGTCAGGGTGATTCTGTCCCGCAAAAAGATATGGAAAACACCGTGCGGCAGATGTACATGGAAGATTTTATCGCCCATTGGGACGCCCTGCTCAACGACGTGCAGCTTAATCATATTGGCGATCTTGGTCAGCGCATCAATACCGCGCGCATGTTATCGGGCCGAACTTCACCAATGCGTAATCTGATGATTAATGTCAGCCGTTACGTCACGCTGGAGCGGGCCGAGAAGAAAAGTACTCAGGGGATGATAGAGAAAGGCAGCGCCATGTTTACCAACACGGCGACCCAGACTTTACAAGCCCTGTTTCGCGCCCGCAAAGCGGCACAGGACGGCAACCTTGAAGATCCTGAACAGCAAGTGATGGCACATTTTGCACCGATTATCGAGCAGGCGCAGTTTACCGATGCCAAGAACAAAACGATTCCGTTTGATGAACAGCTGAAAGATATCGATGACCTCTACAGCTATCTGACGGCGGTACAGGACGCCTCCAACACCGGCATTCAGGCCCCTTCAGGCGATGTCATTTCGCGGATGCAGGCCGATGCCGGTCGCGAGCCGGAGCCGTTCCGCTCGATGTTGCTGTCATTGGCCGTGGGTGCCAGCAGTGACACGCAGCGCCGTGATATGGCCAATGTGCAAAAGCGCAGCAGCGTTGAGGTTGGCAGTTTCTGTCGCCAGGCGATTGCCGGTCGTTATCCGCTGGTTCACAGCTCCTCGGTGGATATCACCCCGGACGATCTGGCGCGCATGTTTGCGCCGGGAACTGGCCTGATGGACACCTTCTTCCGTGAGAATCTGGCGAACAAGGTCGACACCACGCGAGCCAACTGGCGCTTTGCACCGGGCGTCGACGGTAAAAGCCTGCCGGGCAGCGAATCAATGCTGCGGCCTTTTCAGCAGGCGCAGACTATTCGCGATGCTTTTTTTGCTGCCGGTTCAACCACCCCGTCTTACCGCATCACCATTACGCCGGTCAGCATGGACAACAACATTCTCAACCTGACCCTCGACGTTGACGGGCAATTGCTGCGTTACAGCCACGGGCCGCAAACGCCGCAGGTTGTGAGCTGGCCGGGACCGGGGCAAACCGGGCAAGTGAGGATGCAGCTGGGATTAACCGACGGCACCACCGATACGCTGTCCACCTCGGGGCCGTGGGCGCTGAATCGCCTGTTCGACAAGGCCAGACTGTCCCCCGGAAGCACCAGTCTCAGCCATATCGCCCGCTTCAGCATCAGTGGCCATCAGGTGGAATTGCAATATACCGCCAACAGCATTCGTAATCCCCTCCAGCTGCCGGGTTTTAGCTGCCCATAA